ACGTCGACGACGTGATTCGGCTCGGTGAAGCCGTGCTCGGCGGCAACCTGACGTGCCCACTCCTCGACGGCATCCGCTTCGATCTCAACCGTCAGACCACAGTTGCGGCAAATGAGGTGATGGTGATGGGTGCCGGGGGTGCACGCCCGGTACAGGCTCTCGCCCTCCTGCTGCAGCGAGTCGGCCTCTCCCTCACCGGCAAGGTCGGAGAGCGCGCGGTAGACGGTCGCGAGGCCGATGGATGATCCGCGTTCCCGGAGGGTGGAGTGCAGCGCCTGCGCGCTCACGAACGCTTCGGACTCCCCGAGGGCCTCGCGCACGGCTTCGCGCTGCCAGGTGTTGCGCTTGACGACCATGAACCCTCCTATCCGACGGCTTCCACTGTAGACGGCACCCGCGTGAGGGCTTTGCCCCGCCGCCAGCCGATGAGGCGGCACACGAGGTAGATCACAAACGAGATCGTTGTGATGAAGGGGCTGATCGGCAGGGAGCTTCCGATCGCGATGAGGATGCCGCCGACGGCCGAGACGAGCCCGAAGAGCATGCTCAACACGGGAACCATGATCGGCGACGCCGACACTCGCAGGGCTGCCGCGGCCGGGGTGACGAGCAGCGCCAAGACGAGCAGTGCACCGATCACCTGAACGGACACTGCGATCGTCAGCCCGAGGAGCAGCATGAACACGAGGCTCAACCAACGCGACGGAACACCGCGAGCAGCCGCGACCTCCGGGTCGAGACTGTCGAACGAGAGCGGACGCCACACGAGGAGCAAAACGATGAGCACGGCGACGGAGATACCGACGAGGGCGCCCAACTGATCGAAGTTGA
This genomic window from Antiquaquibacter oligotrophicus contains:
- a CDS encoding Fur family transcriptional regulator, with translation MVVKRNTWQREAVREALGESEAFVSAQALHSTLRERGSSIGLATVYRALSDLAGEGEADSLQQEGESLYRACTPGTHHHHLICRNCGLTVEIEADAVEEWARQVAAEHGFTEPNHVVDVFGLCASCSKKA
- a CDS encoding metal ABC transporter permease, translated to MYFDFSNYGDILALVQASVFAGAVLGIVGGLIGVFVMQRDMAFAVHGISELSFAGAAGALLIGANVVLGSVVGSLIAAAIIGVLGARARDRNSIIGVLMPFGLGLGILFLALYPGRSGNKFGLLTGQIISVNFDQLGALVGISVAVLIVLLLVWRPLSFDSLDPEVAAARGVPSRWLSLVFMLLLGLTIAVSVQVIGALLVLALLVTPAAAALRVSASPIMVPVLSMLFGLVSAVGGILIAIGSSLPISPFITTISFVIYLVCRLIGWRRGKALTRVPSTVEAVG